A genomic stretch from Erigeron canadensis isolate Cc75 chromosome 9, C_canadensis_v1, whole genome shotgun sequence includes:
- the LOC122581320 gene encoding nuclear pore complex protein NUP214 isoform X3, with product MTESDCKNIIKVEEEIEGEQAQSKNYRFSKIGDGISIDSDADFKFDIESLPSCPLAVSERFGVIFVAHSSGFCVARIKDVMEELKKGGTTSCIQALSVVDVSLGKVSLLALSADSSMLAACVGLNLYFFTVGGLLNKDCEPSFSKSLNGSSTIKDMQWSPHLVDQYVVFTRDGSLHHGAGQDDLSNLMNMVDAVCWSMNGKFLAVAKNGHLSILSSKFEEKLRIKLLFDSLIDDDPDCAVKVDSVRWVRPDCIMLGYYCLTADGKEENYLLQLISVKDGKITKPSSSPVAVAFRDVFLAINDDDVPSGSGPYTFVSYLKEFEVAFVANKKNTSQHIVLFAWLPDKENGVEAIDFEIDTWYPTINLQDNSDENLILGLAVNKAYKDETVKLVCGDIDTEVSSCCILLCLTVDGKLFMFHFASATGPSVLPEDLDSVSDEEDSPSLTSKHPVMNIVNDKKQNGDQDLHALQTQKVHGIEPFEKVFSPLSKVGTQPDVPVLNPIDSRDEGKASFKAFEPVFPVNQVGAAVKPSSDAVSKSASDKSNKLLSGVSTELSGNKSSFGLHGLSGSLSSSGSTFSTNVFGAQSSSSLGSFSSGGIFSSNTFDVKPLQSPNAAVQENRPDSSEASTGVAVTKSLAVSNSQASVGKYSDIKFSNKRDPRSQTPSRPFNLERNLSEQRSVEEMAKELDALLYSIEEPGGFYDSSVAAHKPFVAELEEGIWLLSDRCQKWTDSMNRGIEEVQLLLDKTVQVLTRKIYMEAIVKQATDSQYLDIWNRQKLSSELDMKRRHILEINQNLTNQLIELERHLNTLDLQRFGDKGDVHTHRKSFSSKHGPSRHIQSLHSLHNTMNAQLTAAEKLSECLYKQMAVLSIETEPVKKQNIKKELFDTIGISYDDTTFSSPGQEKAPKSSLSISSSAAAANTRLNKSPQGAVKSFEPETARRRRDSLDKNWATNVPPKTTVKRMFLKEDHQPSPARLSVPFTVHQSKQKVGHRLFERPGVSHDIPQITSNMSQIRGSQDLQLKQHSEGQSSSLWGGNRSDSFGSGSQSMPTVTQDAARDYHDSTAEKPRNRFTFTLKPEPVVVNDSKSDKQSQDLREPSSNITTNIFQKKPIEYLESSGKKADGNQRPTMTESSSIWSKKSIESPFSAVSSATSSTAFSGKSFSLEASTRESQSSSASFTVPVTKTTSPFMFKDAVSSSESDMSLGKSSTGFGFNLGTTKNAPISGPSPSSSSFSSTTSLIKPTLNIDLNTSKTELSILKPDTSESNKSDVVSAPKFDLKANEKSTGQVSPPMPVVSVSSGPSSQPSTSSFSGNQVNLTSTSSPALLSSSKREEPSVSLSVSSPSISSPLDGVGGQINGSDLVVTQEDEMDEEAPETAQLTLGNFGGFGLGSSNASAPKQNPFGAPFGDLPTSTPNTPITSFSASPPTVGLFRPASFTVESQQPSQPPQQTSFGAFAGGFGSNNNQSSGGQGFGQPARIGSGQQALGSVLGSFGQSRQFGAGLPGSVASPSPFGSAFGGNQTSSGFATAASGGSGFANLASGGGGFGGLAAGGGGGFAAAATGGGGFASAATGGGGFASAATGSGGFAAAAATGTGGFGNIQAVGGFGAAPAAGGGFGAAPAAGGGFGAAPAAGGGFGAAPAAGGGFGAAPAAGGGFGAAPAAGGGFGAAPVVGGGFAGAASGGFGGFSSQGGSGFSTFGSSGGTVRPSSELFTQMRK from the exons ATGACAGAATCCGActgtaaaaatataatcaaagtTGAAGAAGAAATCGAAGGAGAACAGGCTCAGTCCAAAAACTATCGTTTTTCCAAAATCGGCGATGGAATTTCTATCGATTCCGATGCCGATTTCAAATTCGACATCGAAAGCCTTCCGTCTTGCCCGTTGGCGGTTTCGGAACGATTCGGAGTCATCTTTGTTGCTCATTCATCTG GGTTTTGTGTTGCTAGGATTAAAGATGTTATGGAAGAGTTGAAAAAGGGTGGTACCACTTCTTGTATTCAGGCGCTGAGTGTCGTGGACGTTTCTCTTGGAAAGGTTTCCTTGTTGGCGTTATCTGCGGATTCTTCTATGCTTGCTGCATGTGTTGgcttaaatctttattttttcactGTTGGTGGTCTTCTTAATAAG GATTGTGAACCGTCTTTCTCCAAATCACTCAATGGCTCAAGTACCATCAAGGACATGCAGTGGAGTCCACACTTGGTGGACCAGTATGTTGTTTTTACAAGGGATGGCAGTTTACACCATGGAGCTGGCCAAGATGATCTTAGTAATCTTATGAACATGGTTGATGCTG TTTGCTGGAGCATGAATGGGAAATTTCTTGCTGTTGCAAAAAATGGCCATCTAAGCATTCTATCatcaaaatttgaagaaaagtTGCGGATAAAGTTGCTGTTCGATTCGTTGATTGATGATGATCCAGATTGTGCTGTAAAAG TGGATTCCGTCAGGTGGGTTCGCCCAGATTGCATTATGCTGGGATACTATTGTCTGACTGCCGATGGGAAGGAGGAGAATTACCTACTTCAGCTCATCAGTGTCAAAGACGGAAAAATCACTAAG ccCTCTTCTAGTCCAGTGGCGGTGGCCTTTAGAGATGTGTTCCTTGCTATAAATGATGACGATGTTCCATCAGGAAGTGGACCCTATACGTTCGTGAGTTACTTGAAAGAATT TGAGGTTGCGTTTGTTGCTAATAAGAAGAACACCAGTCAACACATTGTGTTATTTGCTTGGTTGCCAGATAAGGAGAATGGAGTTGAAGCGATAGATTTTGAAATTGATACGTGGTACCCGACTATTAATCTACAAG ATAACAGTGATGAGAATCTGATCCTGGGGCTTGCCGTTAATAAAGCTTACAAGGATGAGACAGTTAAGCTAGTTTGTGGGGACATAGATACTGAAGTTTCTTCTTGCTGTATTCTTCTCTGCCTCACTGTTGATGGGAAACTTTTTATGTTCCATTTTGCTAG TGCCACAGGTCCTTCAGTTTTGCCAGAGGATTTAGATTCGGTATCTGATGAAGAAGACTCACCTTCCCTGACGTCGAAGCATCCGGTGATGAATATTGTGAATGATAAGAAGCAAAATGGGGATCAGGATCTTCATGCATTACAAACTCAGAAAGTCCATGGCATTGAACCGTTTGAGAAAGTATTTTCACCACTATCTAAAGTTGGTACACAGCCAGATGTTCCTGTTCTAAATCCAATAGATAGTAGAGATGAAGGGAAGGCATCTTTTAAAGCATTCGAGCCTGTATTTCCTGTAAATCAAGTAGGAGCTGCAGTTAAACCCAGTTCTGATGCTGTATCAAAATCTGCGAGTGATAAATCAAACAAATTACTTTCTGGAGTTTCTACAGAGTTATCAGGTAATAAATCATCATTTGGTTTGCATGGTTTATCTGGAAGCCTCTCAAGCAGTGGATCAACCTTTTCTACAAATGTTTTCGGGGCACAATCGTCCTCTTCATTAGGATCATTTTCTAGTGGAGGCATATTTTCCTCTAATACTTTTGACGTGAAGcctttacaatcacctaatgctGCTGTTCAAGAAAATCGACCGGATAGCAGT GAAGCTTCAACAGGAGTCGCTGTTACGAAATCATTGGCTGTTTCTAACTCACAAGCGAGTGTGGGAAAATATTCTGATATCAAGTTTTCTAACAAGAGAGATCCTAGAAGTCAAACCCCATCAAGGCCTTTTAATTTAGAGAGAAATCTATCTGAACAACGCAGT GTCGAAGAGATGGCGAAAGAACTAGATGCTCTGTTATATTCTATCGAAGAACCAGGTGGTTTCTATGATTCATCTGTTGCTGCCCACAAACCATTTGTTGCAGAACTAGAAGAAGGCATCTGGCTACTTTCAGATAGATGCCAAAAGTGGACA GACTCAATGAACCGAGGGATTGAAGAGGTTCAACTTCTTCTTGACAAGACAGTTCAAG TGCTGACGAGGAAAATATATATGGAAGCAATTGTGAAGCAGGCTACAGATAGTCAATATTTGGATATCTGGAATCGTCAGAAGCTGAGCTCTGAACTGGATATGAAGCGTAGACATATATTGGAGATAAATCAG AATTTGACCAACCAGCTAATAGAACTTGAAAGGCATCTAAACACCCTTGATCTTCAAAGATTTGGTGATAAAGGTGATGTCCACACGCATCGCAAATCTTTCTCTAGTAAACATGGCCCATCAAG GCACATTCAGTCCCTGCATAGCCTACACAACACAATGAACGCACAATTAACAGCTGCTGAGAAACTTTCTGAATGTCTTTATAAGCAAATGGCCGTGCTTAGTATAGAGACAGAACCTGTGAAgaaacaaaatatcaaaaaggAGTTGTTTGACACAATTGGAATCTCTTATGATGATACCACTTTCAGCTCTCCGGGTCAAGAAAAAGCACCTAAAAGTAGCCTTTCAATATCTTCCAGTGCAGCTGCTGCTAACACACGTCTGAATAAAAGTCCACAAGGTGCTGTAAAGAGTTTTGAACCAGAAACTGCAAGAAGGCGCAGGGACTCACTTGATaag AACTGGGCTACCAATGTGCCTCCAAAAACAACTGTAAAaaggatgtttttgaaagaGGACCATCAGCCGAGTCCAGCCAGATTATCTGTACCGTTCACAGTACACCAAAGTAAGCAGAAAGTTGGTCATCGGTTGTTTGAGCGTCCAGGGGTTTCTCATGATATTCCACAAATTACTTCAAATATGTCTCAAATCAGAG GCAGCCAAGATCTACAGCTAAAACAACATTCTGAGGGACAGTCAAGTTCACTCTGGGGTGGTAACCGTTCAGATTCATTTGGCTCTGGTTCCCAGTCAATGCCAACTGTAACTCAAGATGCTGCAAGAGACTACCACGATTCAACTGCTGAAAAACCAAGAAACCGCTTTACATTCACCTTAAAGCCTGAGCCTGTGGTAGTTAATGACTCAAAATCTGATAAACAATCCCAAGATCTTCGGGAACCTTCATCAAACATTACAACAAATATATTCCAGAAGAAACCGATCGAATATTTAGAATCCAGTGGTAAAAAGGCTGATGGAAATCAAAGGCCTACCATGACTGAAAGCTCCTCAATTTGGTCCAAGAAGAGTATAGAATCTCCATTTTCCGCAGTGTCAAGTGCTACTTCATCTACTGCCTTTTCAGGAAAAAGCTTCTCTTTGGAAGCTTCTACAAGAGAAAGTCAGTCTTCTTCTGCATCATTCACTGTTCCTGTTACTAAAACAACTTCACCCTTCATGTTTAAAGACGCTGTCTCATCTTCGGAATCTGATATGTCACTGGGCAAGTCCTCCACCGGTTTTGGGTTTAACTTGGGTACTACTAAGAATGCTCCAATATCTGGACCTTCACCTTCTTCTTCCTCATTCTCATCTACCACCTCTCTAATTAAACCCACATTGAACATAGATTTAAACACTTCCAAAACTGAGCTGTCTATCTTGAAACCCGATACAAGTGAAAGTAATAAATCTGATGTAGTTTCAGCTCCCAAGTTTGATTTGAAGGCTAATGAGAAGTCTACTGGTCAAGTTTCACCTCCTATGCCCGTGGTCTCAGTATCATCTGGACCTTCGAGTCAGCCGTCAACAAGTTCTTTTTCTGGAAATCAAGTTAACTTAACCTCTACAAGTAGTCCTGCATTATTATCAAGTTCTAAACGAGAAGAACCATCGGTCTCACTTTCTGTATCCTCACCATCTATCTCAAGTCCATTGGATGGGGTTGGGGGACAGATTAATGGTTCTGATCTTGTGGTCACCCAGGAAGATGAGATGGATGAAGAAGCTCCCGAGACTGCTCAACTTACCTTGGGGAACTTTGGTGGGTTTGGGCTTGGGTCAAGCAATGCATCTGCACCCAAGCAGAATCCGTTTGGGGCACCATTTGGCGACTTACCAACAAGTACACCAAATACGCCAATAACTTCTTTTAGTGCTTCTCCACCAACTGTTGGTCTTTTTAGACCGGCATCCTTTACTGTTGAATCTCAGCAACCTTCTCAGCCACCTCAGCAGACAAGTTTTGGCGCTTTTGCTGGTGGTTTTGGGAGCAACAACAATCAGAGTAGTGGTGGACAAGGGTTTGGACAGCCAGCTCGGATTGGATCGGGCCAACAGGCTCTAGGGTCGGTCCTTGGCTCTTTTGGACAGTCAAGACAGTTTGGTGCTGGTCTACCTGGAAGTGTTGCTTCTCCAAGTCCATTTGGCAGTGCTTTTGGTGGCAATCAAACCTCTAGTGGTTTTGCCACGGCTGCTTCTGGTGGTAGTGGGTTTGCTAATCTGGCCTCAGGAGGTGGAGGCTTTGGTGGTTTAGCTGCAGGTGGTGGAGGTGGTTTTGCTGCTGCAGCCACAGGCGGAGGTGGTTTTGCTAGTGCAGCTACAGGTGGGGGTGGTTTCGCTAGTGCAGCCACAGGTAGTGGTGGTTTTGCTGCTGCAGCAGCTACAGGTACTGGTGGATTTGGTAATATTCAGGCAGTTGGTGGGTTCGGTGCTGCTCCGGCCGCTGGTGGTGGATTTGGTGCTGCTCCGGCCGCTGGTGGTGGATTTGGTGCTGCTCCGGCCGCTGGTGGTGGATTTGGTGCTGCTCCGGCTGCTGGTGGTGGATTTGGTGCTGCTCCGGCCGCTGGTGGTGGATTTGGTGCTGCTCCGGCCGCTGGTGGTGGATTTGGTGCTGCTCCGGTTGTTGGTGGTGGATTTGCTGGAGCTGCTTCTG GGGGGTTTGGAGGTTTTAGCAGTCAAGGAGGAAGTGGGTTCTCGACATTTGGTAGCAGTGGAGGAACAGTAAGGCCTTCATCCGAGCTTTTCACACAGATGAGAAAATAG
- the LOC122581320 gene encoding nuclear pore complex protein NUP214 isoform X1, which produces MTESDCKNIIKVEEEIEGEQAQSKNYRFSKIGDGISIDSDADFKFDIESLPSCPLAVSERFGVIFVAHSSGFCVARIKDVMEELKKGGTTSCIQALSVVDVSLGKVSLLALSADSSMLAACVGLNLYFFTVGGLLNKDCEPSFSKSLNGSSTIKDMQWSPHLVDQYVVFTRDGSLHHGAGQDDLSNLMNMVDAVCWSMNGKFLAVAKNGHLSILSSKFEEKLRIKLLFDSLIDDDPDCAVKVDSVRWVRPDCIMLGYYCLTADGKEENYLLQLISVKDGKITKPSSSPVAVAFRDVFLAINDDDVPSGSGPYTFVSYLKEFEVAFVANKKNTSQHIVLFAWLPDKENGVEAIDFEIDTWYPTINLQDNSDENLILGLAVNKAYKDETVKLVCGDIDTEVSSCCILLCLTVDGKLFMFHFASATGPSVLPEDLDSVSDEEDSPSLTSKHPVMNIVNDKKQNGDQDLHALQTQKVHGIEPFEKVFSPLSKVGTQPDVPVLNPIDSRDEGKASFKAFEPVFPVNQVGAAVKPSSDAVSKSASDKSNKLLSGVSTELSGNKSSFGLHGLSGSLSSSGSTFSTNVFGAQSSSSLGSFSSGGIFSSNTFDVKPLQSPNAAVQENRPDSSVGTTHISSGLQKFSFPKMSSGSPTLSKLIPQEASTGVAVTKSLAVSNSQASVGKYSDIKFSNKRDPRSQTPSRPFNLERNLSEQRSVEEMAKELDALLYSIEEPGGFYDSSVAAHKPFVAELEEGIWLLSDRCQKWTDSMNRGIEEVQLLLDKTVQVLTRKIYMEAIVKQATDSQYLDIWNRQKLSSELDMKRRHILEINQNLTNQLIELERHLNTLDLQRFGDKGDVHTHRKSFSSKHGPSRHIQSLHSLHNTMNAQLTAAEKLSECLYKQMAVLSIETEPVKKQNIKKELFDTIGISYDDTTFSSPGQEKAPKSSLSISSSAAAANTRLNKSPQGAVKSFEPETARRRRDSLDKNWATNVPPKTTVKRMFLKEDHQPSPARLSVPFTVHQSKQKVGHRLFERPGVSHDIPQITSNMSQIRGSQDLQLKQHSEGQSSSLWGGNRSDSFGSGSQSMPTVTQDAARDYHDSTAEKPRNRFTFTLKPEPVVVNDSKSDKQSQDLREPSSNITTNIFQKKPIEYLESSGKKADGNQRPTMTESSSIWSKKSIESPFSAVSSATSSTAFSGKSFSLEASTRESQSSSASFTVPVTKTTSPFMFKDAVSSSESDMSLGKSSTGFGFNLGTTKNAPISGPSPSSSSFSSTTSLIKPTLNIDLNTSKTELSILKPDTSESNKSDVVSAPKFDLKANEKSTGQVSPPMPVVSVSSGPSSQPSTSSFSGNQVNLTSTSSPALLSSSKREEPSVSLSVSSPSISSPLDGVGGQINGSDLVVTQEDEMDEEAPETAQLTLGNFGGFGLGSSNASAPKQNPFGAPFGDLPTSTPNTPITSFSASPPTVGLFRPASFTVESQQPSQPPQQTSFGAFAGGFGSNNNQSSGGQGFGQPARIGSGQQALGSVLGSFGQSRQFGAGLPGSVASPSPFGSAFGGNQTSSGFATAASGGSGFANLASGGGGFGGLAAGGGGGFAAAATGGGGFASAATGGGGFASAATGSGGFAAAAATGTGGFGNIQAVGGFGAAPAAGGGFGAAPAAGGGFGAAPAAGGGFGAAPAAGGGFGAAPAAGGGFGAAPAAGGGFGAAPVVGGGFAGAASGGFGGFSSQGGSGFSTFGSSGGTVRPSSELFTQMRK; this is translated from the exons ATGACAGAATCCGActgtaaaaatataatcaaagtTGAAGAAGAAATCGAAGGAGAACAGGCTCAGTCCAAAAACTATCGTTTTTCCAAAATCGGCGATGGAATTTCTATCGATTCCGATGCCGATTTCAAATTCGACATCGAAAGCCTTCCGTCTTGCCCGTTGGCGGTTTCGGAACGATTCGGAGTCATCTTTGTTGCTCATTCATCTG GGTTTTGTGTTGCTAGGATTAAAGATGTTATGGAAGAGTTGAAAAAGGGTGGTACCACTTCTTGTATTCAGGCGCTGAGTGTCGTGGACGTTTCTCTTGGAAAGGTTTCCTTGTTGGCGTTATCTGCGGATTCTTCTATGCTTGCTGCATGTGTTGgcttaaatctttattttttcactGTTGGTGGTCTTCTTAATAAG GATTGTGAACCGTCTTTCTCCAAATCACTCAATGGCTCAAGTACCATCAAGGACATGCAGTGGAGTCCACACTTGGTGGACCAGTATGTTGTTTTTACAAGGGATGGCAGTTTACACCATGGAGCTGGCCAAGATGATCTTAGTAATCTTATGAACATGGTTGATGCTG TTTGCTGGAGCATGAATGGGAAATTTCTTGCTGTTGCAAAAAATGGCCATCTAAGCATTCTATCatcaaaatttgaagaaaagtTGCGGATAAAGTTGCTGTTCGATTCGTTGATTGATGATGATCCAGATTGTGCTGTAAAAG TGGATTCCGTCAGGTGGGTTCGCCCAGATTGCATTATGCTGGGATACTATTGTCTGACTGCCGATGGGAAGGAGGAGAATTACCTACTTCAGCTCATCAGTGTCAAAGACGGAAAAATCACTAAG ccCTCTTCTAGTCCAGTGGCGGTGGCCTTTAGAGATGTGTTCCTTGCTATAAATGATGACGATGTTCCATCAGGAAGTGGACCCTATACGTTCGTGAGTTACTTGAAAGAATT TGAGGTTGCGTTTGTTGCTAATAAGAAGAACACCAGTCAACACATTGTGTTATTTGCTTGGTTGCCAGATAAGGAGAATGGAGTTGAAGCGATAGATTTTGAAATTGATACGTGGTACCCGACTATTAATCTACAAG ATAACAGTGATGAGAATCTGATCCTGGGGCTTGCCGTTAATAAAGCTTACAAGGATGAGACAGTTAAGCTAGTTTGTGGGGACATAGATACTGAAGTTTCTTCTTGCTGTATTCTTCTCTGCCTCACTGTTGATGGGAAACTTTTTATGTTCCATTTTGCTAG TGCCACAGGTCCTTCAGTTTTGCCAGAGGATTTAGATTCGGTATCTGATGAAGAAGACTCACCTTCCCTGACGTCGAAGCATCCGGTGATGAATATTGTGAATGATAAGAAGCAAAATGGGGATCAGGATCTTCATGCATTACAAACTCAGAAAGTCCATGGCATTGAACCGTTTGAGAAAGTATTTTCACCACTATCTAAAGTTGGTACACAGCCAGATGTTCCTGTTCTAAATCCAATAGATAGTAGAGATGAAGGGAAGGCATCTTTTAAAGCATTCGAGCCTGTATTTCCTGTAAATCAAGTAGGAGCTGCAGTTAAACCCAGTTCTGATGCTGTATCAAAATCTGCGAGTGATAAATCAAACAAATTACTTTCTGGAGTTTCTACAGAGTTATCAGGTAATAAATCATCATTTGGTTTGCATGGTTTATCTGGAAGCCTCTCAAGCAGTGGATCAACCTTTTCTACAAATGTTTTCGGGGCACAATCGTCCTCTTCATTAGGATCATTTTCTAGTGGAGGCATATTTTCCTCTAATACTTTTGACGTGAAGcctttacaatcacctaatgctGCTGTTCAAGAAAATCGACCGGATAGCAGTGTGGGTACCACCCATATCTCTTCTGGTCTTCAGAAGTTTTCCTTTCCCAAAATGAGTTCTGGTTCACCAACCTTGAGCAAATTGATTCCCCAGGAAGCTTCAACAGGAGTCGCTGTTACGAAATCATTGGCTGTTTCTAACTCACAAGCGAGTGTGGGAAAATATTCTGATATCAAGTTTTCTAACAAGAGAGATCCTAGAAGTCAAACCCCATCAAGGCCTTTTAATTTAGAGAGAAATCTATCTGAACAACGCAGT GTCGAAGAGATGGCGAAAGAACTAGATGCTCTGTTATATTCTATCGAAGAACCAGGTGGTTTCTATGATTCATCTGTTGCTGCCCACAAACCATTTGTTGCAGAACTAGAAGAAGGCATCTGGCTACTTTCAGATAGATGCCAAAAGTGGACA GACTCAATGAACCGAGGGATTGAAGAGGTTCAACTTCTTCTTGACAAGACAGTTCAAG TGCTGACGAGGAAAATATATATGGAAGCAATTGTGAAGCAGGCTACAGATAGTCAATATTTGGATATCTGGAATCGTCAGAAGCTGAGCTCTGAACTGGATATGAAGCGTAGACATATATTGGAGATAAATCAG AATTTGACCAACCAGCTAATAGAACTTGAAAGGCATCTAAACACCCTTGATCTTCAAAGATTTGGTGATAAAGGTGATGTCCACACGCATCGCAAATCTTTCTCTAGTAAACATGGCCCATCAAG GCACATTCAGTCCCTGCATAGCCTACACAACACAATGAACGCACAATTAACAGCTGCTGAGAAACTTTCTGAATGTCTTTATAAGCAAATGGCCGTGCTTAGTATAGAGACAGAACCTGTGAAgaaacaaaatatcaaaaaggAGTTGTTTGACACAATTGGAATCTCTTATGATGATACCACTTTCAGCTCTCCGGGTCAAGAAAAAGCACCTAAAAGTAGCCTTTCAATATCTTCCAGTGCAGCTGCTGCTAACACACGTCTGAATAAAAGTCCACAAGGTGCTGTAAAGAGTTTTGAACCAGAAACTGCAAGAAGGCGCAGGGACTCACTTGATaag AACTGGGCTACCAATGTGCCTCCAAAAACAACTGTAAAaaggatgtttttgaaagaGGACCATCAGCCGAGTCCAGCCAGATTATCTGTACCGTTCACAGTACACCAAAGTAAGCAGAAAGTTGGTCATCGGTTGTTTGAGCGTCCAGGGGTTTCTCATGATATTCCACAAATTACTTCAAATATGTCTCAAATCAGAG GCAGCCAAGATCTACAGCTAAAACAACATTCTGAGGGACAGTCAAGTTCACTCTGGGGTGGTAACCGTTCAGATTCATTTGGCTCTGGTTCCCAGTCAATGCCAACTGTAACTCAAGATGCTGCAAGAGACTACCACGATTCAACTGCTGAAAAACCAAGAAACCGCTTTACATTCACCTTAAAGCCTGAGCCTGTGGTAGTTAATGACTCAAAATCTGATAAACAATCCCAAGATCTTCGGGAACCTTCATCAAACATTACAACAAATATATTCCAGAAGAAACCGATCGAATATTTAGAATCCAGTGGTAAAAAGGCTGATGGAAATCAAAGGCCTACCATGACTGAAAGCTCCTCAATTTGGTCCAAGAAGAGTATAGAATCTCCATTTTCCGCAGTGTCAAGTGCTACTTCATCTACTGCCTTTTCAGGAAAAAGCTTCTCTTTGGAAGCTTCTACAAGAGAAAGTCAGTCTTCTTCTGCATCATTCACTGTTCCTGTTACTAAAACAACTTCACCCTTCATGTTTAAAGACGCTGTCTCATCTTCGGAATCTGATATGTCACTGGGCAAGTCCTCCACCGGTTTTGGGTTTAACTTGGGTACTACTAAGAATGCTCCAATATCTGGACCTTCACCTTCTTCTTCCTCATTCTCATCTACCACCTCTCTAATTAAACCCACATTGAACATAGATTTAAACACTTCCAAAACTGAGCTGTCTATCTTGAAACCCGATACAAGTGAAAGTAATAAATCTGATGTAGTTTCAGCTCCCAAGTTTGATTTGAAGGCTAATGAGAAGTCTACTGGTCAAGTTTCACCTCCTATGCCCGTGGTCTCAGTATCATCTGGACCTTCGAGTCAGCCGTCAACAAGTTCTTTTTCTGGAAATCAAGTTAACTTAACCTCTACAAGTAGTCCTGCATTATTATCAAGTTCTAAACGAGAAGAACCATCGGTCTCACTTTCTGTATCCTCACCATCTATCTCAAGTCCATTGGATGGGGTTGGGGGACAGATTAATGGTTCTGATCTTGTGGTCACCCAGGAAGATGAGATGGATGAAGAAGCTCCCGAGACTGCTCAACTTACCTTGGGGAACTTTGGTGGGTTTGGGCTTGGGTCAAGCAATGCATCTGCACCCAAGCAGAATCCGTTTGGGGCACCATTTGGCGACTTACCAACAAGTACACCAAATACGCCAATAACTTCTTTTAGTGCTTCTCCACCAACTGTTGGTCTTTTTAGACCGGCATCCTTTACTGTTGAATCTCAGCAACCTTCTCAGCCACCTCAGCAGACAAGTTTTGGCGCTTTTGCTGGTGGTTTTGGGAGCAACAACAATCAGAGTAGTGGTGGACAAGGGTTTGGACAGCCAGCTCGGATTGGATCGGGCCAACAGGCTCTAGGGTCGGTCCTTGGCTCTTTTGGACAGTCAAGACAGTTTGGTGCTGGTCTACCTGGAAGTGTTGCTTCTCCAAGTCCATTTGGCAGTGCTTTTGGTGGCAATCAAACCTCTAGTGGTTTTGCCACGGCTGCTTCTGGTGGTAGTGGGTTTGCTAATCTGGCCTCAGGAGGTGGAGGCTTTGGTGGTTTAGCTGCAGGTGGTGGAGGTGGTTTTGCTGCTGCAGCCACAGGCGGAGGTGGTTTTGCTAGTGCAGCTACAGGTGGGGGTGGTTTCGCTAGTGCAGCCACAGGTAGTGGTGGTTTTGCTGCTGCAGCAGCTACAGGTACTGGTGGATTTGGTAATATTCAGGCAGTTGGTGGGTTCGGTGCTGCTCCGGCCGCTGGTGGTGGATTTGGTGCTGCTCCGGCCGCTGGTGGTGGATTTGGTGCTGCTCCGGCCGCTGGTGGTGGATTTGGTGCTGCTCCGGCTGCTGGTGGTGGATTTGGTGCTGCTCCGGCCGCTGGTGGTGGATTTGGTGCTGCTCCGGCCGCTGGTGGTGGATTTGGTGCTGCTCCGGTTGTTGGTGGTGGATTTGCTGGAGCTGCTTCTG GGGGGTTTGGAGGTTTTAGCAGTCAAGGAGGAAGTGGGTTCTCGACATTTGGTAGCAGTGGAGGAACAGTAAGGCCTTCATCCGAGCTTTTCACACAGATGAGAAAATAG